Within Deinococcus actinosclerus, the genomic segment GCGTCCGCGACGCCCTGACCCACCGGGTACGCGGCGGCGCAGATGCCGGGCCCCACCGCCGCGCGGATCCGCTCCGGGCGGGCGCCCAGCGCGGTCATGGCCGCCACGGTGCGCGCGCCGATGCGGCCCAGCGTGCCCTTCCACCCGGCGTGCGCGGCGCCCAGCACCCCCGCCTCCGGATCCTCGAGCAGCAGGGGGTAGCAGTCGGCGGTGCCGATAGCGAGCAGCACGCCCGCCTGCCCGGTCACCAGCGCGTCCCCGGTCCAGTGGCCGCCGCCGGTCACGGTCACCACGTCGGTCCCGTGCACCTGGGTCAGCCGGGCCACCTGCGCGGGCGTGAAGCCCAGCGCCCCGGTCAGCCGCGCGCGGTTCTCGGCGACCGCCTGCGGATCGTCCTCACGGTCGTCGAGATTCAATCCCGCGTAGGGGCCGCCCGAAACGCCACCCCGACGCGTGGTGAACGCGTGCGGCGCGCTCAGGTGCGGCGCGTGAAGCAACATCAGCCCAGTATCGCGTGTCATCTCTCACCGGATTCTGACGCTTTTTCGCGCTGCGACGCTGTGAAGAGGCCGAGATTCGCCTCAGCGGCCCGAAACCGGGCTCTAGCGGGGGGCCGGACCCCCGCACGTTTTTGCACCCGCATCAGCGCGGCGGGCGGCAGGGTTGCTAGAGTCCCCCGCATGACGGTGCAGATTGACCTGAGTGACAAGACCGCCCTGGTGATGGGCGTCGCGAACGCCCGCAGCCTCGGCTGGGCCATCGCCGAGCAGCTCCTCGCGGCCGGGTGCCGCGTGGGCTTCTCCTACCAGGGCGAGCGCCTGAAGAGCGAACTCGACAAGCTCCTGACCGGCAAAGAGGGCGTGTGGGCCCAGCAGGCCGACGCGACCAGCGAAGCAGACCTGAGCGCCCTGTTCGCCCGCGTCAAGGAAGAGTTCGGGCACCTGGACTACCTGATCCACTCCATCGCGTTCGCGCCGCGCACCGCCATGGACGGCCGCTTCCTGGACACCACCGAGGCCGACTGGAACACCGCCCTGAACGTCAGCGCGTACACGCTGGTGTCCACCGCCCGCCACGCCGAGCCCCTGCTGCGTCCCGGCGCGAGCATCGTGAGCCTCACGTACCACGCCTCGCAGAAGGTCGTGCCCAAGTACAACGTCATGGGCGTCGCCAAGGCCGCGCTGGAGGCCACCACCCGCTACCTCGCTAGCGAGATGGGCGCCGCCGGCGTGCGCGTGAACACCATCAGCGCCGGCCCCATGCGCACCATCGCCGCGCGCAGCATCCCCGGCTTCGGCAGCATGTTCGAGAAGGCCGCCGAGGCCGCCCCGCTGGGCCGCAACGCCACCCCCGAGGAAGTCGGCAAGCTGGCCCTGTTCCTCCTCAGCGACCTGGGCAGCGGCGTGACCGGACAGACCGTGTACGTGGACGCCGGGTCCAGCATCATGGCCATGAAGATCGAACAGCCGAGCTGAGCGCCGCCCCCTGAGGGCCGGCCTTGCGGTGTGGAGGTCGGCCCTCAGTCCGTTCAGGCGCCCTGGTCCCGCTGGCGGTACGTTTCGCCCCAGGCGAGCATGGCGCGCACGATGGGTTCCAGCGTCTGACCCAGCGGGGTCAGCGAGTACTCCACTTTCGGCGGGACCTGCGGGTAGACCTCGCGGTGCACGAGGCCGTCGGCTTCGAGTTCGCGCAGTTGCAGGGTCAGCATGCGCTGCGTGACGCCCGGCATGCGCCGCTGGAGGTCCGAGAAGCGGCGCGGCCCGCCGAGCAGGTGGTACACCGCCACGGCCTTCCACTTCCCACCGATCACGGACACGGTGGTGGTGACCGCGCAGGTGGGGGGCGCCTCGGTGGGGGAGGGGTGTGGCGCGGGCGCGGTCATGCGGTCAGGATAGGCCTTCACGGTTCCCAGAATGTGCGTACCTACCTTTACTGTACGTACTTGGAAAGTCGTGGGTACCCTGGCACACTGGAGGCACCGCAGGGGGGAGCCGCCCGCCTGCCCCAACCTCCCAGTTCAGACCGGCGGGCGCCCTGACAGGTCCGCCGCAGGAGTCCCCATGTCCCTGACCGAACCCCTGTCCCTTCCCGGGACCATGACCGTGATCGAACTCGCGCAGCCCGGCGGGCCCGAGGTGCTGCGCCCCGCGACCCGCCCCGTCCCCACGCCCGGCCTGGGCGAGGTGCTCGTGCGCGTGCGGGCCGTGAGCATCAACCCGGTGGACACCAAGGTGCGCCGGAACGGCCCGCTGCCCACGCTGCCGGCCGTGCTGGGCTGGGACGTGTCCGGCGAGGTGGTGGCTGTGGGGCCCTTCGTGAACGAGTTTGCCGTGGGCGACGAGGTGTTCGGCATGCTGGCCTTCCCCGAGCAGCCCGGCGCGTACGCCGAGTACGTCCTGGCCCGCGCCGGGGACATCACCATCAAGCCCGCCGAGCTGAGCCACACGGACGCCGCCGCCATGACCCTGGCCGCCCTGACCGCCGAGCAGGCGCTGGAGAAGATGAACCTGCGGGCCGGGCAGCGGATCCTGATTCACGCCGGGGCCGGGGGGGTCGGGCACTACGCGGTGCAGCTGGCCCGCGCGCGCGGCGCGCACGTGATCGCCACCGCGTCCGCCCACAACATGGACTTCGTGCGGTCCCTGGGCGCCGACGAGGTCATCGACTACCGCGCCCGGCCCTTCGAGGAGCAGGTGCAGGGCCTGGACGCCGTGCTGGACACCGTGGGCGGCGACACCGCCACGCGCTCGCTGGAGGTGCTGCGGCCCGGCGGGTGGCTGGTGTGCATCGCCGCGCAGCCCGACGCCGCGCGGGCGCAGGCGCTGGGCGTGCACGCGGCGCGCATTCTCGTGTACCCGTCGCGCGCGGGGCTGAACACCCTGGTGAAACTGGTGGAGGCCGGACGGTTGCGCTCGCACGTGAGCCGCACCTTCCCGCTGGCGCAGGTCGCGGACGCCCACCGCGCGCAGGAAACCGGACGCACGGTCGGCAAGCTGGTCCTGACCGTCCCCTGAGCCTGAGGGGGTGCAGGACGGCTGAGACCGTCAGCGGTCATGCCGTCCTGGCGGGCGCGGGGCCGCTATCCTGGGCGGCATGACCCTTTCCGCGCACGCCCTGCTGCTCCTGAACGCGCAGCGTCACGATCTGGACGACCGGCCCGACGAGCGGTCGGTGGCGCGCGACTGGGCGCACCACGTCGCGGAGGCCCGCGCGCAGGGCTGGGTGGTGGCGTTCGTGCAGTGGGACGCCCCGCACGGCGCCGGGTGGGACACCTTCTCGAAGGACTGGACGCTGCACCCGGACTTCCGCGCCGAGCAGGGCGACGTGCTCGTGCGCGCCGAGCTGCCCGACGCGTTCGCGGGCAGTGAGCTGGCCGCGCAGCTGCACGCCCGCGCCGTGCAGAGCCTGCACCTGCTGGCCCTGAGCGGCACGCCCGCGCTGGACGCCACGCTGGCCTCCGCCGAGGCGCAGGGCTTCCGGATCGAGTCGCTGGAGGTGCCCGCGTGAACCTGGACGCCACGCTGGACGTCCTCGTGCGCCTGCTCGCCACGCCCAGTCCCACCGGCTTCACCGAGGCGGCGGTGGCGCTGCTGGAGCAGGAGCTGCAGGCGCTGGGCGTGGCGTCGCAGCGGACCCGCAAGGGCGCCCTGACCTGGGAGGTCGCGGGCACCGGCGCGGGGCACGTGACGTTCAGCGGGCACGTGGACACCCTGGGCGCGATGGTCAAGACCATCAAGCACAGCGGGCGGCTGCAACTGTGGCCGCTGGGCGGCTACGACTGGGCGACCGTGGAGGGCGAGGACGTCCTCGTGCACACCCAGGCGGGGCGCACCCTGACCGGCACGGTCGTGAACGTCCGCCAGAGCACCCACGTGCACGGCGTGGCCCTGCGGGAACTGAAGCGCGAGGCGGCCGTCATGGAGGTCCGCCTGGACGAGACGGTCTTCAGCGCCGGGGACGTCCGCGCGCTCGGCGTGCAGGAGGGGGACTTCGTGAGTTTCGACGCGCGCCCCCGCGTGACCGCGAGCGGGTACGTGAAGGCCCGCCACCTCGACAACAAGGCGGCGGTCGCGGTGTTCCTGGCCGTCACGCGTGAACTGCTCGCGGCCCCCGCGCCGGTCACCGCGTCCTTCCACGTGACCACCTACGAGGAGGTCGGGCACGGCGCCGCCACCGGCATCCCCGCCCACACCGACGCGCTGATCGCGGTGGACATGGCGGCGGTGGGGGACGGGCAGACGAGCAGCGAACACTGCGTCTCGCTGTGCGTCGCGGACGGCGGCGGGCCGTACGACCACGCGCTGGGCAACCGCCTGCGCGCCGCCGCCCGCACGGCGGGCCTGGACCTGCGGGTGGACATCTACCCCTACTACGCCTCGGACGGTACGGCCGCGTGGCGCGCGGGCGGGGACTACCCGGTCGCGCTGATCGGGCCGGGCGTGGACGCCAGCCACGCCTACGAGCGCACGCACACCGACGCGCTGCGCGCCACGGGCGAACTGATGCTGGCCTACCTGCGGCAGTAGACGGCGCGGCGGGCATGGGGCTGGGTGCAGACAGCCCGGGTCCGCCGGCCGGTCGTGGCGCTGCCGGTCAGGGCGTCGGCGTGACGTGGTCGAGCGTGTCGGCGCTCAGTGCCCCCTCGGGCAGCGGCAGGTCGTTTTCACGTAGCAGGTAAGCGGTGACGTCCAGCACCTCCTGCGGGCTGAGGGTGCCCCGGCGGTCGTACGGCATGGTGTCGCGGATCAGGTCGTGCAGCGCGCGGGGCGGCAGGGCGCGGTACAGCGCGCGGAAGTCCCCGCCGCCCAGTTCGGGGGCGCTGACGCCCTCCAGGCGGTCGCCGTGGCAGATCGCGCAGGCCAGGAAGTAGGTGGTCTCGCCGCGCTGAAGCTGCCCGGCCTGCGCGGGCGTGGGGGCGGCAGGCGGCGTGGTGGGGGAGGGGGTCCCGGCGGCCACCGCACTCAGGGAGGCCAGGAGGGGCAGCAGGAGCAGGGCAGGGGCGCGGCGCACGCCCGGCACTCTAGCGGCGCGCGGCCCGGGGGCGGGTGAACCGGGTACAGTGGTCGAACCAGATGTATACAATCCGGGCTCGTCCCTGTAGGCTGGACAGGTGCTCTCTCTTCAGAAGGCGGCCAACATCCTGGGCGCATTCAGCGCCGAACAGCCCGAATGGGGCGTCCGTGCGCTCGCCGCGCACCTGGGTGTGCCGCGTGCCACCGCCCACGCCTACCTCGCCGGGCTGACCGAGGCCGGATTCCTGCGCCGCACCCCCGCCGGCAAGTACCGCCTGTCCTGGCACATCGCCGAGATGGGCGCCCAGCTCACCTCCTCGCTGCCGTGGTTCCAGGAGGCCCGCGCCCTGATCACCCGCCTCGCGCTGGACGTCCGCGCCGTGGCCTTCCTGTGCATCCTCGAAGGCGACGAGGTCGTCGCCGCCATCCGCGAACGCCACCCCGACGCCGACATCGACCTGCCGCTGGACATCTACCTGCCCGCCACCGCCACCGCCAGCGGCAAGATCCTCTACGCCCACGCCGACATGACCCCCCGCACCTTCGCCGCCTGCACGCCCAGCTCCATCACCAGCCTGGACGAGTGGCGCACCGAGGTCGCCAAGGTCAAACGCCTCGGGTACGCGTACTCCATCGAGGAATGGGTGCCCGGCCAGTGCACCCTGGGCGTGCCCTACCACGCGCTGCACACCGCGCACGGCGACACTGACACCGTCGTGGCCGCCATCGGCGTGCAGATGAGCGCCCAGCGCTACCTGCGCGAGGAACGTCACATCCGCGAGCGCGTCGTGCAGATCGTCCGCGAGGCCGAAGCCCTCCCGTAACCCGCCCGCCGACCCAGCGCGCCGCCCGGCACTGACTTCCGGGCGGCGCGCTGTTCATACGGGATTCAAGTGATTCCAAGTCACTTGGAGTCGCCTGGTGGCCCCCTCACCCTTCCGTCGCTTCGCTTCTCAGCTGCGCAGCTCTTCGAGTCCCTCCCTATCCCACAGGGGGAGAGGGGACAACGGAACGTGACCACATTAGAAGCAAGTCAATTTCATTCCGTATGAACGGCTTTGCAGGCCATTCAACCGGAGTCCGTCTCACTCCTCGGTCAGTTCGCCCGTGCGGGGCACCAGCGTCCAGTCCGTCACGGCCCAGCCCTGCGCGCCGCGCGCGAGGTTCACGATCATCGTGAAGCGCTCGCCGTTCACGTACTCGCTGTCCGTCTTCGTGTCCGTGAAGCCCACCGTGGTCGTCATGACCGCCTGCGCCCGCGTGGGCGTGTCCGTCAGCAGCCGCACGGAGCTGAACGTGAAGTTCCCCAGCCGCTCCAGCGCGAACGGCTCCTGGCCCTTCCAGCCTGCCAGCCATGGCTGCGCGCGGCTCACGGCCGCCTGCACGCGCCGCTTCACCTCGGCCTGCTGCTCGGGCGTGCGTTTCACGTCCCGGAACTGCGCTGCCACGTGCTCCGCCACGGCGCTCAGGTCCCCCAGCAGGCGCGCGGTGACGCCCAGCGCGTCGTCCTTCAGTTCCGCCATGCCCTGCGCCGACACGCGCACCGGCAGGTAGCGCACGCTGCCGCTGCGCGTATCCCGCAGCAGCGCGTCGTCCCGGCCCGACGCGCGGCGCACCGTCACCTGGGGCCACACCGGCACGACCGGCTCGCCGTACCCGTCACGGGTCACCGGCACCGACAGCAGGACGGGCCCCGCCACCACCTCGGTCCCCTGCGCGCGGTACAGGCGCAGCGTCGCCGCGTCCGTGCCGATCACCTGCGCCAGGTACGCCCGCGTGCCCGGCGTGAGG encodes:
- the pgeF gene encoding peptidoglycan editing factor PgeF, producing MLLHAPHLSAPHAFTTRRGGVSGGPYAGLNLDDREDDPQAVAENRARLTGALGFTPAQVARLTQVHGTDVVTVTGGGHWTGDALVTGQAGVLLAIGTADCYPLLLEDPEAGVLGAAHAGWKGTLGRIGARTVAAMTALGARPERIRAAVGPGICAAAYPVGQGVADAFTEAGLGAFVQPGADGPHLELAGANRAALLEAGVPEAGVWVSGRCSTEGDFYSFRRDAGVTGRMWAVIGRPGRAA
- a CDS encoding isochorismatase family protein, which produces MTLSAHALLLLNAQRHDLDDRPDERSVARDWAHHVAEARAQGWVVAFVQWDAPHGAGWDTFSKDWTLHPDFRAEQGDVLVRAELPDAFAGSELAAQLHARAVQSLHLLALSGTPALDATLASAEAQGFRIESLEVPA
- a CDS encoding winged helix-turn-helix transcriptional regulator; translation: MTAPAPHPSPTEAPPTCAVTTTVSVIGGKWKAVAVYHLLGGPRRFSDLQRRMPGVTQRMLTLQLRELEADGLVHREVYPQVPPKVEYSLTPLGQTLEPIVRAMLAWGETYRQRDQGA
- a CDS encoding IclR family transcriptional regulator; translated protein: MLSLQKAANILGAFSAEQPEWGVRALAAHLGVPRATAHAYLAGLTEAGFLRRTPAGKYRLSWHIAEMGAQLTSSLPWFQEARALITRLALDVRAVAFLCILEGDEVVAAIRERHPDADIDLPLDIYLPATATASGKILYAHADMTPRTFAACTPSSITSLDEWRTEVAKVKRLGYAYSIEEWVPGQCTLGVPYHALHTAHGDTDTVVAAIGVQMSAQRYLREERHIRERVVQIVREAEALP
- a CDS encoding enoyl-ACP reductase FabI, producing the protein MTVQIDLSDKTALVMGVANARSLGWAIAEQLLAAGCRVGFSYQGERLKSELDKLLTGKEGVWAQQADATSEADLSALFARVKEEFGHLDYLIHSIAFAPRTAMDGRFLDTTEADWNTALNVSAYTLVSTARHAEPLLRPGASIVSLTYHASQKVVPKYNVMGVAKAALEATTRYLASEMGAAGVRVNTISAGPMRTIAARSIPGFGSMFEKAAEAAPLGRNATPEEVGKLALFLLSDLGSGVTGQTVYVDAGSSIMAMKIEQPS
- a CDS encoding c-type cytochrome encodes the protein MRRAPALLLLPLLASLSAVAAGTPSPTTPPAAPTPAQAGQLQRGETTYFLACAICHGDRLEGVSAPELGGGDFRALYRALPPRALHDLIRDTMPYDRRGTLSPQEVLDVTAYLLRENDLPLPEGALSADTLDHVTPTP
- a CDS encoding M42 family metallopeptidase; its protein translation is MDATLDVLVRLLATPSPTGFTEAAVALLEQELQALGVASQRTRKGALTWEVAGTGAGHVTFSGHVDTLGAMVKTIKHSGRLQLWPLGGYDWATVEGEDVLVHTQAGRTLTGTVVNVRQSTHVHGVALRELKREAAVMEVRLDETVFSAGDVRALGVQEGDFVSFDARPRVTASGYVKARHLDNKAAVAVFLAVTRELLAAPAPVTASFHVTTYEEVGHGAATGIPAHTDALIAVDMAAVGDGQTSSEHCVSLCVADGGGPYDHALGNRLRAAARTAGLDLRVDIYPYYASDGTAAWRAGGDYPVALIGPGVDASHAYERTHTDALRATGELMLAYLRQ
- a CDS encoding NADP-dependent oxidoreductase, with translation MSLTEPLSLPGTMTVIELAQPGGPEVLRPATRPVPTPGLGEVLVRVRAVSINPVDTKVRRNGPLPTLPAVLGWDVSGEVVAVGPFVNEFAVGDEVFGMLAFPEQPGAYAEYVLARAGDITIKPAELSHTDAAAMTLAALTAEQALEKMNLRAGQRILIHAGAGGVGHYAVQLARARGAHVIATASAHNMDFVRSLGADEVIDYRARPFEEQVQGLDAVLDTVGGDTATRSLEVLRPGGWLVCIAAQPDAARAQALGVHAARILVYPSRAGLNTLVKLVEAGRLRSHVSRTFPLAQVADAHRAQETGRTVGKLVLTVP